The following are encoded in a window of Carya illinoinensis cultivar Pawnee chromosome 15, C.illinoinensisPawnee_v1, whole genome shotgun sequence genomic DNA:
- the LOC122295722 gene encoding class V chitinase-like, with amino-acid sequence MASKTLAYAISALILLLQLSSSAGQTVVKGAYWFPGSGFPVSSIDSTLFTHLFCAFADLDASTYQVTISSSNSAQFSTFTQTVQQKNPAVKTLLSIGGGGANASTFASMASQASTRKSFIDSSIQLARNNNFSGLDLDWEYPSTTTEMTNLGLLLNEWRAAVANESNTTGKETLLLAAAFFYSSDYYSSIYPIQAISNSLDWVNVMAYDFYGPGWSSSTTGPPAALYNPTSQVSGDNGIEAWIQAGVPANKLALGLPFYGYAWRLLDASNNGIFAPANGSALSSDGSQTYSQIQDLITQSGYTTVYNSTIVTDYCYKETIWIGYDDNQSVSTKVTYAKEKGLLGYFAWHVGADKNSTLSSTASTTWG; translated from the exons ATGGCTTCCAAAACCCTTGCATATGCGATCTCCGCCCTCATTTTGCTTCTCCAACTCTCCTCCTCTGCCGGACAGACAGTCGTGAAAGGCGCATACTGGTTTCCTGGCAGTGGATTCCCGGTGTCCAGCATAGATTCCACCCTTTTCACCCATCTCTTCTGTGCCTTTGCCGACCTCGATGCCAGCACCTACCAAGTCACCATTTCTTCCTCAAACTCGGCCCAATTCTCAACTTTCACCCAAACAGTGCAGCAAAAGAACCCTGCTGTTAAAACCCTTTTGTCCATCGGCGGAGGAGGGGCCAATGCATCAACCTTTGCTTCAATGGCTAGTCAAGCCAGTACTCGTAAATCGTTTATAGATTCCTCCATACAGCTAGCCAGGAATAACAACTTCAGTGGCCTTGATCTCGATTGGGAGTACCCGTCCACGACCACAGAAATGACCAACCTTGGTTTACTCCTCAACGAATGGCGAGCAGCCGTGGCCAACGAATCCAACACCACCGGCAAGGAAACGTTGCTTCTAGCCGCAGCATTCTTCTACTCCTCTGACTATTACTCCTCAATTTATCCCATTCAGGCAATCTCAAACAGTTTGGACTGGGTCAATGTAATGGCCTATGACTTCTATGGCCCCGGTTGGTCATCCTCTACGACCGGACCGCCGGCTGCATTGTACAATCCAACAAGCCAAGTTAGCGGAGACAACGGCATCGAAGCTTGGATTCAGGCAGGTGTACCGGCCAACAAACTAGCTCTAGGTTTGCCATTTTATGGCTACGCATGGCGTCTGTTAGATGCTAGTAACAACGGAATATTTGCACCGGCAAATGGATCGGCCCTATCCTCAGACGGGTCCCAGACATATAGCCAAATCCAGGATCTAATAACTCAGAGTGGATACACAACAGTGTACAACTCCACCATTGTTACAGATTACTGCTATAAGGAGACAATATGGATCGGTTATGATGATAACCAGAGTGTTTCTACCAAGGTTACATATGCTAAGGAAAAGGGATTGCTCGGTTACTTTGCATGGCATGTTGGCGCCGACAAGAACTCCACTCTTTCTAGCACAG CTTCAACTACATGGGGATGA
- the LOC122297084 gene encoding class V chitinase-like, with product MAIYRRALPSQICAPNPTYSSSNQRSSTTYTTLSQSSISSNMASTGVVKAGYWNCGSTFLVSDIKSSLFTHLFAAFADVNSSNYQVTFPTLYKLQFESFTQTVQIKNSGVKTLLSIGGGASGVASALASMASKKENRKIFIDSSITLARENNFHGLCLSWLYPSTTSEMTNLESLLKEWRAAVDDEANKTRKCPLLLTAEVFYSSAIGSASYPCTTIANTLDWINVLAFNFYSPGSSPTETAPPAALKNKQNGSLCVEASIKIWIDAGLKAKKIALCLPFVGWAWTLTNPLKHDLFAPAAGPALSVDGSISFAQVKVFITDQKATTEYNDTYSTNYCYAGVTWIGYDDLESVTNKVKYHARKEQQLLGYFAWHVGADNNWSLSQKAFDTWDKCANSKQ from the exons ATGGCTATATATAGGCGTGCTCTGCCTTCTCAAATCTGCGCACCAAATCCCACATATAGCTCTAGCAACCAAAGATCGAGTACTACGTACACTACTCTGTCTCAGTCTTCGATCTCTTCAAATATGGCTTCAACTGGCGTTGTGAAAGCCGGATACTGGAATTGCGGAAGCACATTCCTGGTGTCCGACATAAAATCCTCCCTTTTCACCCATCTTTTTGCTGCCTTTGCGGATGTCAACTCTAGTAACTACCAAGTTACCTTTCCTACCCTATACAAGCTCCAGTTCGAAAGCTTCACCCAAACTGTGCAAATAAAAAACTCTGGAGTTAAAACCCTTTTATCCATCGGTGGTGGAGCCTCTGGTGTAGCTTCGGCCTTAGCTTCAATGGCTAGCAAGAAAGAAAACCGTAAAATATTCATAGATTCCTCCATAACTCTAGCCAGGGAAAACAACTTCCATGGTCTTTGCCTCAGCTGGCTGTACCCCTCCACGACCTCGGAAATGACTAACCTCGAGTCCCTCCTCAAGGAATGGCGAGCAGCGGTGGACGACGAGGCCAATAAAACCAGAAAATGTCCGTTGCTTCTAACCGCAGAGGTATTTTACTCGTCAGCAATAGGCTCGGCGAGTTATCCCTGCACGACTATTGCAAACACGTTGGACTGGATCAACGTATTGGCCTTTAACTTCTATAGCCCCGGTTCGTCACCCACGGAGACTGCACCCCCTGCTGCATTGAAAAACAAGCAAAACGGATCACTTTGCGTTGAAGCAAGCATAAAAATCTGGATTGATGCAGGTTTGAAAGCTAAAAAAATAGCCCTATGCCTTCCGTTTGTTGGCTGGGCATGGACTCTGACAAATCCATTGAAGCATGATTTATTTGCACCAGCTGCGGGACCAGCTCTTTCTGTAGATGGATCCATTTCTTTTGCCCAAGTGAAGGTATTCATAACCGACCAAAAGGCCACAACAGAGTACAATGACACCTACTCCACAAACTATTGCTATGCTGGTGTTACTTGGATTGGTTACGATGATTTGGAAAGTGTAACCAATAAGGTTAAATATCATGCACGTAAGGAACAACAACTGCTCGGTTACTTTGCATGGCACGTGGGCGCCGACAATAATTGGTCTCTTTCTCAGAAAG CTTTCGATACATGGGATAAATGTGCTAATTCTAAGCAGTGA
- the LOC122297139 gene encoding class V chitinase-like, which translates to MASTGVVKAGYWHCHSAFPVSDIKSSLYTHLFAAFADVDPTYQVTFPTLYKHQFETFTRTVQIENPDVKTLLSIGGGAPGVSSTLASMASMQENRKIFIGSSITLARANNFHGLCLSWQYPSTAVEMTNLESLLKEWRAAVEIEALKTTKARLLLTAEVFHSPDICSARYPCRAISNNLDWIHVLAYNFYTPASSPNETAPPAPLKNKRNVSLCVEASIDTWITVGVHAKKLVVGLPFFGWAWILNNPSQHGLFAPAHGLAVVLGKSVDGSVPFVAVKKFIGYQNATTVFDETYLTNYCYAGTTWLGYDDLESIISKVTYSRKEKGLLGYTAWHVGADDNWSLSQTAFKTWDTCAN; encoded by the coding sequence ATGGCTTCAACTGGCGTCGTGAAAGCCGGATACTGGCATTGCCACAGTGCATTCCCGGTGTCCGACATAAAATCCTCCCTTTACACCCATCTTTTTGCCGCCTTTGCGGATGTCGACCCCACTTACCAAGTTACCTTTCCCACCCTATACAAGCACCAGTTTGAAACCTTCACCCGAACTGTGCAAATAGAAAACCCTGATGTTAAAACCCTTTTGTCCATCGGTGGTGGGGCCCCTGGCGTATCTTCGACCTTAGCTTCAATGGCTAGCATGCAAGAAAACCGTAAAATATTCATAGGTTCCTCCATAACTCTAGCCAGGGCAAACAACTTCCATGGTCTTTGCCTCAGTTGGCAGTACCCATCCACGGCCGTGGAAATGACCAATCTTGAGTCGCTCCTCAAGGAATGGCGAGCTGCCGTGGAAATTGAGGCCCTGAAGACCACCAAGGCTCGGTTGCTTCTAACCGCAGAGGTATTTCACTCGCCGGATATCTGCTCGGCGCGCTATCCTTGTAGGGCTATTTCAAACAACTTGGACTGGATCCACGTATTGGCCTATAACTTCTATACCCCCGCATCGTCACCCAACGAGACTGCACCCCCTGCACCTTTGAAAAACAAGAGAAACGTATCACTTTGCGTGGAAGCAAGCATCGATACATGGATTACGGTAGGTGTGCATGCCAAAAAATTGGTCGTAGGGCTTCCCTTTTTCGGCTGGGCCTGGATTCTGAATAATCCATCGCAACATGGTTTATTTGCACCAGCACATGGACTGGCCGTCGTACTGGGTAAATCCGTCGATGGATCCGTTCCTTTTGTCGCAGTCAAGAAATTCATAGGCTACCAAAACGCCACAACAGTGTTCGATGAGACGTACCTCACAAACTATTGCTATGCTGGTACTACGTGGCTTGGGTACGATGATTTGGAAAGCATAATCTCGAAGGTTACATATTCACGCAAGGAAAAGGGACTGCTCGGTTACACTGCATGGCACGTGGGCGCCGATGATAATTGGTCTCTTTCACAAACAg